Proteins encoded together in one Pseudomonadota bacterium window:
- a CDS encoding ABC transporter ATP-binding protein, whose translation MTDSLQPVAQLVDVTRSFTQGDVTIDVLRGVNLTIQPGEIVGLLGPSGSGKSTLLQALGLLEGGFGGRIAIDGIDAGSLDSQGRTQLRKTRLGFVYQFHHLLPDFDATENVVLPQLIGGTQREDAEARAHELLDALGLGQRYEHRPSKLSGGEQQRVAVARALANRPLLVLADEPTGNLDEATSEVVLAQFLELVRGQGSAALIATHNERLADRMDRVVRLHEGILE comes from the coding sequence ATGACTGATAGCCTGCAGCCGGTTGCCCAGCTGGTCGATGTGACGCGCAGCTTCACCCAGGGCGATGTCACCATCGATGTGCTGCGCGGTGTCAATCTGACGATCCAGCCGGGAGAGATTGTTGGTCTGCTCGGGCCTTCGGGTTCCGGCAAATCAACATTGTTGCAGGCACTGGGGTTGCTCGAAGGCGGTTTTGGCGGGCGCATTGCTATCGATGGTATTGATGCTGGCAGCCTGGACAGCCAGGGACGGACGCAGCTGCGCAAGACCAGGCTCGGTTTTGTCTACCAGTTCCACCATTTGCTTCCCGATTTCGACGCGACAGAAAATGTCGTCCTGCCCCAACTCATCGGTGGCACGCAACGTGAAGATGCCGAGGCGCGGGCGCATGAACTGCTCGATGCGCTGGGACTGGGCCAGCGTTACGAACATCGGCCGAGCAAACTTTCCGGTGGCGAACAGCAGCGTGTCGCGGTTGCACGGGCGCTCGCCAACAGGCCGCTGCTGGTGCTGGCGGACGAACCCACCGGCAATCTTGACGAGGCGACATCCGAGGTGGTGCTGGCACAGTTTCTCGAACTGGTGCGCGGTCAGGGCAGCGCAGCGCTGATTGCGACGCATAATGAACGGCTTGCTGACAGGATGGACCGTGTGGTGCGGCTGCATGAAGGAATACTCGAATGA
- a CDS encoding glutathione peroxidase gives MTTLYDFAVKASDGADRAMADYAGKVLLIVNTASQCGFTPQYEALEEMYRDYHDRGFEVLAFPCNQFGGQEPGSNEEIAQFCAVNFQTSFPLFAKVDVNGDDADPLWRYLKQQQSGLMGSRGIKWNFTKFLIDRAGRVVARHGSMVKPEQLRRDIETLLDEKTGSAA, from the coding sequence ATGACCACGCTCTATGATTTTGCGGTCAAGGCGTCCGATGGCGCAGACCGGGCCATGGCGGACTATGCCGGCAAGGTGCTGCTGATCGTCAACACAGCATCGCAATGTGGCTTCACCCCGCAATATGAGGCGCTTGAAGAGATGTATCGCGATTATCACGATCGCGGTTTCGAGGTGCTGGCTTTCCCCTGCAACCAGTTTGGCGGGCAGGAGCCGGGCAGCAATGAAGAGATTGCCCAATTCTGCGCGGTGAATTTCCAGACCAGCTTTCCACTGTTCGCCAAGGTGGATGTAAATGGCGACGATGCCGATCCGCTATGGCGCTATCTCAAGCAGCAACAATCGGGACTGATGGGCAGCCGTGGTATCAAGTGGAATTTCACCAAATTCCTAATCGACCGCGCGGGCAGGGTGGTGGCGCGCCATGGTTCGATGGTAAAGCCCGAACAGCTGCGCCGCGATATCGAGACGCTGCTCGACGAAAAAACCGGTTCGGCCGCGTAA
- the dnaE gene encoding DNA polymerase III subunit alpha produces the protein MASDPFVPLSVFSSYTMLDGAIDPAAIAAAARKRGFPAIAITDRNGLYGSMAFADACFAAGVQPIVGAHIAVARPGASDNGAPLIDWLCLLAQDEGGYQNLCALVSAAHLDRPIEQPPHIGLERLARHGEGLIALTGAGEGALARLLADQQGDAAKAYLATLTSHMPGRVYIELARRHDPVEEAAEEALIDLAYAHDVPMVATNPACFAEPGFHKAHDVMLCIANGEYIESEDRTEGSPDAWIKSGAMMRELFADLPETIDNTLVIAQRCAFAPPKRKPILPSLAGDLEGEAKQLREDSIAGLEKRLGVYSDLSEEDRKAYFDRLDYEIGIIVNMGFPGYFLIVADFIKWAKEQSIPVGPGRGSGAGSVVAWALTITDLDPLKLGLLFERFLNPERVSMPDFDIDFCETRRGEVIRYVQEKYGKDQVAQIITFGKLKARAVLRDTGRVLQMPYGQVDRLCKLVPNHPTDPWKLDRALKGGTNKDGSSHGPVQELVDQYRLEEDVKRLFDLAMQLEGLPRHSSTHAAGVVIGDRPLDALVPLYRDPRSDMPVTQFDMKFVETAGLVKFDFLGLKTLSVLHKAVEMLARRGVMVDLDALTWDDPAVYELLQRGDTVGVFQLESEGMRRTLSAVKPTNFGDIIALVSLYRPGPMDNIPLFGRRKNGEEEIAYPHPLLEDVLKETYGIFVYQEQVMQAAQILAGYTLGGADLLRRAMGKKKQSEMDAQREIFVKGCAEHNDIAADKANELFDLIDKFAGYGFNKSHAAAYALLAYQTAWLKAHHAHEFYAASMCFDMHQTDKLAIFVDDMRKNAVACLPPCINRSEAEFSVQKGDDGLAVRYALAGLKNVGSKAMQAVIAERENAGWFEDMGDFAGRISPTLVNRRQLESLSAAGAFDQITHNRAAVHALADTVLAIAGAAEESRTSGQAALFGEDDHATQQTLKLDDSLHWSAGERMAQEKEAFGFFFSAHPVSHYEVVTSANGARPFAAVIDGLSLKEGERRPATLAVLVEGANRRQTRRGKDFVMLDLSDSSGQFSASCFEEHLVPQFVDWAKEGACVLLNVELDSNSPDQPPRATVRSAQPLDGLQTAARLKLSFETREAATLTRLAEILDRRGAGRGEVSARLIQPDLPAVEMVLGRRFRLDSELVEELGRFPGFDNISLAAIRSARPEAVS, from the coding sequence ATGGCCAGCGATCCCTTCGTCCCGTTAAGCGTATTTTCCTCCTACACCATGCTCGATGGTGCGATTGATCCCGCCGCCATAGCTGCAGCCGCCAGGAAACGTGGCTTTCCCGCCATTGCCATCACTGATCGCAACGGGCTTTACGGCTCGATGGCTTTTGCCGATGCCTGCTTTGCCGCCGGGGTGCAGCCGATTGTCGGTGCCCATATTGCGGTGGCACGGCCCGGTGCCAGCGATAATGGCGCACCGTTGATCGACTGGCTCTGCTTGTTGGCGCAGGATGAGGGCGGCTACCAGAATCTTTGCGCGCTGGTCTCGGCGGCGCATCTCGACCGGCCCATCGAACAGCCACCCCACATCGGGCTTGAGCGCCTTGCCCGGCATGGCGAGGGACTGATCGCGCTTACCGGCGCAGGTGAGGGCGCGCTGGCACGGCTGCTTGCCGACCAGCAGGGCGATGCCGCCAAAGCCTATCTCGCGACGCTGACCAGCCATATGCCCGGGCGCGTCTATATAGAGCTGGCGCGACGCCATGATCCGGTCGAGGAAGCCGCTGAAGAGGCACTGATCGATCTCGCCTATGCACATGATGTGCCAATGGTTGCCACCAATCCGGCCTGCTTTGCCGAGCCCGGCTTTCACAAGGCGCATGATGTCATGCTGTGCATCGCCAATGGCGAGTATATCGAGAGTGAGGACCGGACAGAGGGTTCGCCCGATGCCTGGATCAAGAGCGGCGCGATGATGCGCGAGCTGTTTGCCGACCTGCCCGAGACCATCGACAACACATTGGTTATCGCCCAGCGCTGCGCCTTTGCCCCGCCCAAGCGCAAACCGATCCTGCCAAGCCTCGCTGGCGATCTGGAAGGCGAGGCCAAACAGTTGCGCGAAGACTCCATAGCCGGGCTGGAAAAGCGTCTCGGCGTCTATAGCGACCTCAGCGAGGAGGATCGCAAAGCCTATTTTGACCGGCTCGATTATGAGATCGGCATTATCGTCAATATGGGTTTTCCCGGCTATTTTCTGATCGTTGCCGATTTTATCAAATGGGCCAAGGAACAGAGCATCCCTGTGGGGCCGGGGCGTGGCTCGGGTGCCGGTTCGGTCGTGGCCTGGGCATTGACCATAACCGATCTCGATCCGCTCAAACTTGGTCTGCTGTTCGAACGCTTCCTCAACCCCGAGCGTGTATCGATGCCCGACTTCGATATCGATTTCTGCGAAACCCGGCGGGGTGAGGTGATCCGCTATGTGCAGGAGAAGTACGGCAAGGACCAGGTGGCACAGATCATCACCTTCGGTAAACTGAAGGCGCGGGCGGTGCTGCGCGATACAGGTCGCGTGCTGCAAATGCCCTATGGCCAGGTCGACCGCTTGTGCAAGCTGGTGCCCAACCATCCGACCGATCCATGGAAACTGGACCGCGCACTCAAGGGCGGAACCAACAAGGACGGATCATCGCACGGCCCGGTGCAGGAACTGGTGGACCAATATCGCCTGGAAGAGGATGTGAAGCGTCTTTTCGATCTCGCGATGCAGCTGGAAGGCCTGCCCCGCCACAGCTCGACCCATGCCGCCGGTGTGGTGATTGGCGATAGACCGCTCGATGCGCTGGTGCCGCTCTATCGCGATCCGCGTTCGGATATGCCGGTGACACAATTCGATATGAAATTTGTCGAAACCGCAGGGCTGGTCAAATTCGATTTTCTTGGTCTGAAGACCCTTTCCGTCCTTCACAAGGCGGTCGAGATGCTGGCGCGGCGTGGCGTCATGGTCGATCTTGATGCACTGACATGGGATGATCCGGCAGTCTATGAGCTGCTCCAGCGCGGCGATACTGTCGGCGTGTTCCAGCTGGAATCCGAGGGTATGCGCCGCACACTGTCTGCGGTCAAACCGACCAATTTCGGCGATATTATCGCTCTTGTCTCGCTCTATCGCCCTGGCCCGATGGACAATATCCCGCTCTTTGGTCGCCGCAAAAATGGCGAGGAAGAGATCGCCTATCCACATCCGCTGCTAGAGGATGTGCTCAAGGAAACCTATGGCATTTTCGTGTATCAGGAACAGGTCATGCAGGCGGCGCAGATCCTGGCCGGATATACGCTGGGCGGCGCCGATCTGCTGCGTCGCGCCATGGGCAAAAAGAAACAGTCCGAAATGGATGCGCAGCGCGAGATTTTCGTCAAAGGCTGCGCCGAACATAATGACATAGCGGCGGACAAGGCCAATGAGTTGTTCGACTTGATCGACAAATTTGCCGGCTATGGCTTCAACAAGTCGCATGCCGCCGCCTATGCGCTGCTTGCCTATCAGACGGCCTGGCTGAAAGCGCATCATGCGCATGAATTCTATGCCGCCTCAATGTGCTTCGATATGCACCAGACTGACAAGCTGGCCATTTTTGTCGATGATATGCGCAAGAATGCGGTCGCCTGCCTGCCGCCCTGTATCAACCGCTCCGAAGCCGAATTCTCGGTGCAGAAGGGCGATGACGGCCTCGCCGTGCGCTATGCGCTGGCGGGCCTGAAAAACGTCGGCAGCAAGGCGATGCAGGCGGTAATCGCCGAGCGCGAAAATGCCGGCTGGTTCGAGGATATGGGCGATTTTGCCGGGCGCATCAGCCCGACCCTGGTCAACCGTCGCCAGCTGGAAAGCCTGTCTGCCGCCGGTGCTTTCGACCAGATCACCCATAACCGCGCGGCGGTTCATGCACTGGCCGATACGGTGCTGGCTATTGCCGGTGCCGCCGAGGAATCGCGTACCAGCGGTCAGGCGGCGCTGTTTGGTGAGGATGATCATGCGACCCAGCAAACGCTCAAGCTGGATGACAGCCTGCACTGGTCGGCGGGTGAGCGCATGGCGCAGGAGAAGGAAGCATTCGGTTTCTTCTTCTCGGCACATCCGGTCAGCCATTATGAGGTTGTTACGAGCGCCAATGGCGCGCGGCCTTTTGCCGCAGTGATTGACGGTCTGTCGCTCAAGGAAGGCGAGCGCCGCCCGGCAACGCTGGCGGTGCTGGTCGAAGGTGCCAATCGTCGCCAGACGCGGCGCGGCAAGGATTTTGTGATGCTCGACCTTTCGGACAGTTCGGGACAGTTTTCCGCCAGCTGTTTCGAGGAACATCTGGTGCCGCAGTTCGTCGACTGGGCCAAAGAAGGCGCCTGTGTGCTGCTGAATGTCGAGCTCGACAGCAACAGCCCCGACCAGCCGCCTCGCGCGACCGTACGCTCGGCGCAGCCGCTGGACGGGCTTCAGACTGCGGCACGGCTCAAGCTCAGCTTCGAGACCCGCGAGGCGGCGACACTGACACGGCTTGCAGAGATACTGGATCGGCGCGGCGCCGGGCGTGGCGAGGTTTCGGCGCGGCTGATCCAGCCTGACCTGCCGGCGGTGGAAATGGTGCTGGGGCGGCGCTTCCGCCTCGACAGCGAGCTGGTCGAGGAGCTGGGGCGCTTTCCCGGCTTCGACAATATCAGCCTGGCCGCAATCCGCTCAGCACGGCCCGAAGCGGTTTCCTGA
- a CDS encoding long-chain fatty acid--CoA ligase, giving the protein MLGAMQDFDLRVMHLLDHAEREHGDREIISYWADGSESRTDWGAVARDARRLAKALLAMGLEKGDRVATLGMNHSRHLVSWYGAIGMGGVIHTVNPRLFEDQLEYIMNHAEDKVLLYDAMFQPIIDKMKDRWTTIEHYVCYDPPAGADVQSFEALLDIQDDDFAWVTGDEREPCMLCYTSGTTGNPKGVLYEHRSTVIHALAEIQPAVFDFSPASVALPVVPMFHAAAWGIPFAAASVGLKLVYSAVNDPRILTMLMNREKVTHSAGVPTVWLALFQHMDATGEAPEHLKVVTIGGSAAPRAMCERIMKMGCRVNHAWGMTETSPIGTMGAPSPGWDELSLEEQLDVVTKQGKVPFGVELRVVDDEGNLQPRDGESSGRLQIRGPWIIKRYFKGEEDALTEDGWFDTGDVAVIHPNNVMQITDRSKDVIKSGGEWISSVELENAAVGMDGVAEAAAIGLPHPKWDERPLLIVVPNDGAVLEPDAIKAYLSDKIAKWWMPDDVVFVEELPHTATGKILKTALREQFKDHVLSTVEG; this is encoded by the coding sequence ATGCTGGGCGCAATGCAGGATTTTGATTTGCGGGTGATGCACCTGCTGGACCATGCCGAACGCGAGCATGGCGACAGGGAGATCATATCCTATTGGGCCGATGGCAGTGAAAGCCGAACCGATTGGGGCGCTGTGGCGCGCGATGCCCGCCGCCTGGCCAAGGCCCTGCTCGCCATGGGGCTGGAGAAGGGTGATCGCGTCGCCACGCTGGGCATGAACCATAGCCGCCATCTGGTAAGCTGGTATGGCGCGATCGGCATGGGCGGGGTGATCCACACCGTCAATCCGCGGCTGTTCGAGGATCAGCTCGAATATATCATGAACCATGCCGAGGATAAGGTGCTGCTCTATGATGCGATGTTCCAGCCGATCATCGACAAAATGAAGGACCGCTGGACCACCATCGAACATTATGTCTGTTACGACCCGCCTGCCGGTGCCGATGTCCAGAGCTTCGAAGCACTTCTCGACATCCAGGATGATGATTTTGCCTGGGTCACCGGCGATGAGCGCGAACCCTGTATGCTCTGTTATACCAGCGGCACCACCGGCAATCCCAAGGGCGTGCTGTACGAGCACCGTTCGACCGTTATCCATGCGCTGGCCGAGATCCAGCCCGCTGTGTTCGATTTCTCGCCGGCCTCGGTGGCGCTGCCCGTGGTGCCGATGTTCCACGCCGCTGCCTGGGGTATTCCCTTTGCTGCTGCCTCTGTCGGGCTGAAGCTGGTCTATTCGGCGGTCAATGACCCCAGGATTCTGACCATGCTGATGAACCGCGAAAAAGTGACCCACAGCGCCGGGGTGCCGACCGTCTGGCTGGCACTGTTCCAGCATATGGATGCAACCGGTGAAGCGCCCGAACATCTCAAGGTGGTGACTATTGGCGGTTCGGCCGCGCCGCGTGCCATGTGTGAGCGGATCATGAAAATGGGCTGCCGCGTCAACCATGCCTGGGGCATGACCGAGACTTCGCCGATCGGCACCATGGGGGCGCCCTCGCCGGGCTGGGATGAGCTAAGCCTGGAAGAGCAGCTCGATGTTGTCACCAAACAGGGCAAGGTACCTTTCGGTGTAGAGCTGCGTGTGGTCGACGATGAAGGCAATCTCCAGCCGCGCGATGGCGAGTCCAGCGGGCGGCTGCAGATACGCGGGCCATGGATCATCAAGCGCTATTTCAAGGGCGAAGAGGATGCCCTCACCGAGGATGGCTGGTTCGATACCGGCGATGTCGCGGTGATCCACCCGAATAATGTGATGCAGATTACCGACCGTTCGAAAGATGTCATCAAATCCGGTGGCGAGTGGATCAGCTCGGTTGAACTGGAAAATGCAGCTGTCGGCATGGACGGTGTCGCCGAGGCGGCTGCCATCGGCCTGCCCCATCCGAAATGGGATGAGCGGCCGTTGCTGATCGTGGTGCCCAATGACGGCGCTGTGCTAGAGCCTGATGCCATCAAGGCCTATCTTTCAGACAAGATCGCCAAATGGTGGATGCCCGATGATGTGGTGTTCGTTGAGGAACTGCCGCACACGGCGACCGGCAAAATCCTCAAAACCGCACTGCGAGAGCAGTTCAAGGATCATGTCCTGTCGACCGTAGAGGGTTAG
- a CDS encoding PA0069 family radical SAM protein, translating into MHKGRGAASNIVSARFDDRQVEADGDWRDEQALIDGAPPRPATRVTVEKPRKIITFNKSPDIPFDRSINAYRGCEHGCIYCYARPTHAYHNLSPGLDFETRLFAKPDAADLLRTELARPGYSVAPLAIGTNTDPYQPIEGRYRITRSVLQVCLETRHPIGITTKSSRVTDDIDLLSQLARMQLTAIAISITTLDGKTARIMEPRAPAPHKRLEAVRRLTGAGVHTNVNIAPVIPAITDHEIETIAQAAAEAGAKGLSAIPVRLPHEVAPLFEEWLDAHFPDRAQKVMHIIRSLRGGRKNDPRFFNRFRGQGAWAELLAQRMAAVRHKYRLNQSRYTLRTDLFIPPHGHGAQGDFGF; encoded by the coding sequence GTGCACAAGGGTCGTGGTGCCGCGAGCAATATCGTTTCGGCGCGATTCGATGATCGGCAAGTCGAAGCCGATGGTGACTGGCGTGACGAACAGGCGTTGATCGACGGCGCACCGCCGCGACCGGCGACTCGTGTCACCGTCGAAAAACCCCGTAAGATCATTACCTTCAACAAGTCTCCCGATATTCCTTTTGATCGTTCAATCAACGCCTATCGCGGCTGTGAGCATGGCTGCATCTATTGCTATGCCCGTCCGACACATGCCTATCACAATCTGTCACCCGGCCTTGATTTCGAAACCCGGTTATTTGCCAAGCCCGATGCTGCCGATCTGTTGCGCACGGAACTGGCCAGGCCCGGCTATAGCGTCGCGCCACTGGCGATCGGAACCAACACCGATCCCTATCAACCGATTGAGGGGCGTTATCGCATTACCCGGTCGGTATTGCAGGTCTGTCTCGAAACGCGTCATCCGATTGGCATCACCACCAAATCGAGCCGGGTCACCGATGATATCGATCTGCTGAGCCAGCTGGCACGGATGCAGCTCACAGCCATCGCCATTTCCATTACCACGCTTGATGGTAAGACAGCGCGGATCATGGAGCCACGCGCTCCTGCTCCCCATAAGCGGCTCGAGGCCGTACGTCGGCTGACCGGTGCCGGGGTGCATACCAATGTCAATATCGCCCCGGTCATTCCGGCGATTACAGACCATGAGATAGAGACCATTGCCCAGGCCGCAGCCGAAGCTGGCGCCAAGGGACTGTCTGCCATTCCGGTACGGCTGCCGCACGAGGTTGCGCCACTGTTCGAGGAATGGCTCGACGCGCATTTCCCCGACCGCGCCCAAAAGGTGATGCACATCATCCGGTCGCTGCGCGGCGGTCGCAAAAATGATCCGCGTTTCTTCAACCGCTTTCGCGGGCAAGGCGCATGGGCCGAATTACTCGCCCAACGCATGGCGGCAGTGCGGCACAAATACCGTCTGAACCAGAGCCGCTACACGCTGCGCACCGATTTATTCATTCCTCCGCACGGCCATGGCGCACAGGGGGATTTTGGTTTTTAG